DNA from Xiphophorus maculatus strain JP 163 A chromosome 6, X_maculatus-5.0-male, whole genome shotgun sequence:
ACTTTTTCTTCAGTGGATGGCAACTGGGGGTTCTGGTTTCCACCTGCTCCGTGCTCCGTCTCTTGTGGAGAGGGTCTGCAGCTGTCATTTAGGCGGTGTGACAACCCTAGCCCTAAATATGGTGGCAAATATTGCGAGGGGCCAAGCACTCAGAGCAGCGTCTGTAATAGACCCTGTCCTTGTAAGCCACAAACATGCACATCATTAAATCTATAACACTCAAATGCAAACATGATGTGAATATCATTGTCTTTCAGTCCATGGAGTCTGGTCTGGTTGGTCAAACTGGGGCGACTGTTCATCTTCCTGTATCCCACCTGGCGGAGCTTCATTGAGGACTCGCCATCGATCTTGTTCTAACCCTGCCCCGTCGTTGAACCCACCTGGTAATGCATGCCAAGGTGACAACTCCCAAACGGAACATTGCAACCACCTACCTCAGTGCCCAGGTATACCTGCATGTCTCTTTAAATATGACCACTAAAATGTACCCAATAACATCCACAGGTCTACCGAAAGAGCTCATCCCAACTGCCAGTTGATCAACCAAAAAGTTCCCTACCTGAAGCTTGAGTGTTCATCTGGTACAGTCATAGGTTTACCATGGGCAGCCAGCCTCagatcaaaaatacatttaaggtTAAATAGTCCCTCTAAAAGGCCCTGAGGAGTTTCTGCatgcatggatggatgtttaACCTGCGTCTCCAAGTTGCCATTTAACAGGCAACTTTCTCTAGGATGTTCCTTAGGTTTTTGTTCAATGccaactaaaaataaacaccaatCTCCCAATGAACctatagaaaatggatgaatgggaGCACtaaggttttaaattaaactccAAGGCTCCCATTGGTCCACACAGAGATAATTAAGAATATATTATTCCCATTCATAAATCTCTCTTTTTTAGTGGATGGCAACTGGGGTCCCTGGTCAGCCTTCACTCCATGCCCTGTTACATGTGGCGTGGCTCTTCAGGTCTCGGAGAGGAGATGTAACAACCCTGCTCCCAATCATGGTGGCCGTCCATGTCCTGGAAACGATAAGCAAACCAAGCTGTGCTCAACACAAGTCCACTGCCCAGGTACAGCAGGTTCAAGAGCTTCagattcattttgttgtttctccagAATGTTTCTCACATTTCTGATGTCACTCATATGATCCGTCTGAAATTAAGCAAATGTGACTTAATTAATAATAGCTGGACTTTTGGTGCTTTTCTCTCCAAATTGAACTGAACAAATATACAACTCTGAGAATTTTAAAGAGTAATGCCTTAAAAGGCTGGACTGTTAAGCTctcaaatattgaaaaaaatgaaaaatatcacTTATCAATATGAAATTGTGTTGGTTTACAGTGGACGGCGTGTGGGCCGAGTGGTCCGCTTGGGGTGCCTGTACTTTTGCATTTGGAGGAAGAGATATCCGCTGCAAGACAACAGGTGGCAAGCAGACTCGAAGCCGCACCTGCCTACATCGAGCTCACAACGGCTCCATCTGCACCGACGGAAAGTTGACAGACACTCAGGTCTGCTACAACGTCGATAAATGCTATCGTGAGTACAGATATATTTTAACCCTTTCCTGCCTTTTCTATTAGATTGATCAACAGTTAGGTCGATCATGTGAGGCACAGATTCAATGTAAATAGTTACTTGAAGTTATATTTTGATGGATATTTGATGCCTGTAGCTGTCTGACAACCAATTGTATCAGAATTTTGAAGTGGCAGTATTACGTAAAATCGACTTTTGTGGGCTTTACAACATGTTATGTAATTCccttatgcatgtttgagaagtccTTTCATCTccacggcaaccattcagttgtgcaaagcgactgggtggacctagccccgccttttagacgcagctcctcctcggaACTGCAGCGTTCAGGTTTCCGAGCCTGCGCCTCACAGAGTAGTTTCCTCCACAactccccactcagctccttcagactagccagcagtaattatcATAGGCTGGTGAAACTGCACAGCTCGTAGTGCGAGAGCAACGCTagttaaaaagagagaaaaaagtaagtaaagggttaatagaggagcaatgttgtgatgacctcctgaaggcggagcttcagaaagagccagagtttttaaagcaacagaagctcaatttcaaagcattaaattacattttcttaagtcacatttgaaatatctagcatttatttaacaactgaacttaacagttacttgattgtgctatataATGGCACTATGTGTCTGGAACATACCtaacactgtccctttaagttTCTGGAACTGCTTTACAAACTAACATTATGTGTTACAGTGAAAGGATCCTGGGATGGCTGGGAGCCTTGGAGTTTATGTAAACCGCCCTGCGGAGTCTCGTCTAAACGTAGGAGGTTCCGAATCTGTAAACCTGACTACAGCGAGTACAAGTATGTTTTAAATCCACAAGCCAATATTAATACAGTAAGAGTCCAGATTCCCTAATAAACAGgttttactaaaaaataaaaaatgtgttttcagtccAACTATTGGTCGTCAGCGGGAACCAGCACATTTCCATGGAAAGCCAAATGCCGACTGTGGCGCGCTTCCTGACGGAGAGAAGAAGTATGAAATTGAAGACTGCCTTAATGTCCCTTCCTGCACCTAACAGTACATCAGCCGACGTCAACAATGTCAAAGCTAGCTTTATTGGTGACATATTTGcagaaactgcattttaaagtctgttttcaaaactttttactCTGCAAGATGGGTAAATTTGTTGCCTtggtttttgtgatttttgtcattCTTTATACATCCAAATCAGattctttattattgtaatagCTTTAAAAGAATtagactaaaaaataaataagcatgaATCCGACTGTAAAACATACTGTGTTTCTTCCGCTTCTGAAACAGTAATTCCATTTTAGGAATTAAATCACACTTAAAACTCTGCCAGTTTTCCAGTCACAACCAAAGAAAGTCGTTCACTCgtcttatttaaaattattctgtaTCCAAAAAATTTGCcttaggaatttttttttacagtttctaaatgttttgggTCAAAGTCCACAGATGTTTGTGGCCCTACATACTATGATATTCTAATGAAaactaaagcaaacaaaaaataaaaataagcaaatgtgactaatagaaaagaaagtacatttatttaggATCGTCTTTTGACAAACTGATTCCTAAAAGTGTccataaacacaaacagtgtCCATCTGCATCAGCTCCAATtggtctaaaaaaaaacaacaaagtgctTAACAAGGTAATGAACAGGGCTAtatattaataaacaaaataacgACATAACaagcaacacagaaaaataaagtaaaatcaaacTAATTGGTGCTTTACAGACTGGATTTTTGCATGATTACTTctgaaacaaatataaaaaaccaCAACAGATGTACCAGCCTTGTGCTGCTTCTGTCAGCTTAAAGCTCTTTATTCAGTTTGAAAGACATCAAAGAGACATTGAGACACATGTAGCATCCGGCTGCCTCTTTCCCAACACGTATACATACATTATTATTTCTGGGTCACGTGTTTCGTAAGGcacaagataaattaaaaagatgGAGGAGAAGAACCACCTTTGGAAGGCAACATCAGCCTCGGAGGCTTTTCAAAGCCGACAGCTTCCAGGAGAACGTAACGCTTCTTACAAAACAGACTAGAACAAAGGCGAAacagctggaaaacacacaaaactactcatatacacatttaaaatactttctcaATGCTTGATGTAAACGCAACATGCAGAAATCGACAGGTTTTAGGTGTTTAGAAGGTCAAATGTCAACCTAACATCCTGGTTGTCAACAGAAAACCGCTGCTTCTGTAGTGTCaaactcagcagcagcagatttatCTAAAGCGTTTCATACCAAGACCTACGTTATGTTGCTGCTCATACTATTCCCTTTTGAAGTAGAGCTGTAAAGCAAAAGCACTGCTCAATATAAcgtatatatagatatatatttatagaaaaaataataattaaatgccATCTTCtgagtttccttttaaatacaACGTGAAACATAAAAGGTTAAGACTGAATGTTTCTAAAGACAGAATGTGAACAAATCAAAGTACTGACAACAGAGCTTATTGTAAAATAAGTGACAACCAGGCCCACTGTGAAGgttataaatgttaaaatggttccaaatttagacatttttacgTTTTTAAAGCCACTATGTGTAGATTTAGTCAGGAATGAAACCGTCAAGTAAATCTTCCAAAAAGTCTCCATCATGTTTCCAGTCTAAATTAActggttttattctgaaagtAGGAGTGGAACCGGATTGGAGTCAGAGCAGCATGAACCTCCCCAACATGCTGCTGCGCACTGCTAGTCAGATGGATGAAAAGCACAACActggcaataaaataaataaaatgcagaattaTGTGTTGAGTTTTTTCACTTGTGTTtaactgcaaaaacatgaaatcagagCGGCCATAAGCCCCACTGCTAAATTAACCTTTTAATCCCAGGTGCATCTTCTTTTTTGGTGCATTAACATTCACAGCATTACAGCGCCACCTGCAGGCTTGGCATGCAGTGGTTGTTTTGAATGCACCAGGTGTCTCCATGTAGATCAATGCAAAGTGATGAtgtgtttatgtgaaaaaatttaatttgaaaaaactaaattttaatcATCTGGACCAgttcttaattaaaaatgataaaccATTTTTTAGTTTCTATTAAAGAACTGAATTACAGGATTCCttcaagttttttatttcaaaattagaTACATTCCCaagattttcctttttaaagcaTTGAGGATGGACATTTCAGTACAAACTGTTTACtaatgttctttgtttttttatttctgaaggaGCCCGACTTCTCAGTAAGGATTTTTGCcaaatcacatattttattttatttttcacatttttgatttctaaatcagaaaattaaactaattGATAATGTATGTTTTGCTTTAATAGGATGTATGTAGGGAAACCTGATAAATCTGCACATAGTGGCTTCAGTATGATGAAGAAATTGAAGGCAATACCTGGAACCAACACTTTGCAACTATTTAAACAtgctaaaaactaaaactgcagcAGCATGTTCAGTTATTTTAGCCTGTATGGCCAAACATAGACCAGTTCTATAATtagtttattataaaataacagctaatttaattgtctttttaaCAGGCTTGATCTGAATGGAAAGATTtccctttaaaaacaatcatctCTGAAACGTAACCATTTTATGGCTTTTCCATCCACTTCGCTAGATGTAATGTTGACACTCAATACTAATGATTGTTATcaggttttaaaatattcatgtgcAAAGAGTCACATTCAATTCCAAAAAGGTAACACTTGGTAATGGTCTTATTTCATTGTAACAAGAGTGTTTCTGCACAGCAAACAAACCCCATTAACAACTTAGTGAgtgaatttcttcttctttggttcTTTCACCCgtgtctgtttatttattttttttacaacagtgCTAAAAAGCCAGCGTGTAGTTGTGTTATCTGAGCTAAAGCAATAAAATACTTCTCGTCTCTTTGGTTCAACTGCCcccgcgcacacacacacacacacacttcccttCAACAACCATCAAGAATGtttggatgaaaataaaaaaaaaatagaaaaaatcagattaaattacacacaatcCTTTGGCCATTAAGACACCAGCCTCTCTAATATGTGCAGAATATAAACCATCTTTTAGTTTGTCCGTCATCATTTTACAGTATATACAAACATACATATATAGTGTATGTggcaacagaaaataaaccgTTCTAGCTTCTATAAATATGGGATAAAACTTCCATCTTGGCACATTAACTTGTATATactctttttacatttctgaaattcTTTACTCACTTCTTAAAGGGAAGCCTTGCCTTGCGACTGATGCGATTAATGAGTGTCTAAAGCTGCTTTTCTCttagtttttacacatttaaaaagcgtgaggataataaaaaaaatgtactgtGGACATAAGTGGAAGTGTGGTGATGATGAAGACTTCTTATGGTTGAATTTGGCCGTCGACAGTCAGGTCATACCTGCagcaaaaagacattttgtcaagtttagaagtgaacattttgaattttaccTCCTATAGAGCTTGGTGGTTTAAGTTAGGTTGAGATGTACATTCAACCTCTAAGAAACGAACGGGATGTAACCCAACAGGCTGAGAGACTCAAAACTCCAGCCAGttttttatatgatttttattgctaaaaacatggaaatatgaGGGAACTGGACTACTGGGAGGCCTTCGCAGAGATGTTTATTAGTGaagattttgtattattttcctcTTACTGCAAAAATTACGTGCAACTGTGCATTCAAGCACAAAAATCCATCAAGAAAATCATTCATTGCTGTTTATGGACACAAATATTGGTGTAAAAGTTCAACATGTATCTTGTTTCatgaaacactgtaaaatcaatCTAAACAACAAGAAAGGCAAGAGCATTCAAGCACATTTACCATTTATATTAAACTCAGTAATCTGTAACACTGGCCAAAGAAATGCtaatatttgtataatttaatcAGTCTTTCTGTCggctttaagaaaataaacaaaatcccTTTTCTGAGCCTTTAGTGGCCAAACTGAAACTGAGCAAAGGCGATTGTCATATATGGAGTCATATATGTGTCATATTTGTAGTGATTATGTTTCCATTTGATGGAagatcattttagaaaaatggaGAACAATATAATGGGATaatgttaattacattttttgggCAACAAAAATGGGTGAACTGAGCGCTTTTACGTTGTTAAACTTTCAGTTTGAAATGGTAAAAGTgttttgtggttattttttatgctttctgtcaaaatgcaaaatgtgttattaaataaagcaataattaCTCATTATCTTTCTGTATTTGACTGTAAATGCTTCCTTATTGTGAATTTTAACCATCCAGAACATCTGGAATAGTAGCAAGGGATGGGAATTGAGGAATTAGTGATACCGATTATTGATTTCACTTATTGATGCATCATGCTGCATTcaattcaaatcaaattaaaggtaagttaaaaaaataatctctctggacatgaaaatgaagattttaacaaatgtaaatttgtgTAATTCGTTTTTGAGGCTTCACATCTCTAGCAGCAGCTGAATTCAATTTTCAGggcaaaataaaactgtggtATGAAAACCGTAGACAgacttgtgtaaaaaaataaaataaattaggcTACTGGTAGGagatgaaataaaagtttttaaaatagtatTCCTGCCAAGCATTAGAGAAAACGTACCATTGTGTCAAACCTTTGGTTATATCGTCATGATTTAAATCCACCAAGACCtgacgtgaaaaaaaaaagatttgattaaGAAAGATTCCAAGCCAACAAACTTGCAGACGCTAACCTATGCAGATTTCCCCACAGCCAGGAAACTAATTCACGTATTTTAAGATCTCTTTAAGCAAGTATATGATAAAAACTATAATTAGAAAGTACCTTTCCAAGAAGACCTTTATGTTTGGAGAGCAGACCTCCACTGTTTTTCACTGCAACATCCAGATTGCGACTACTGAGCTCCATCCAGGTAACAGAGAACTCAAACCTGACCAGGGAGGAGAAACGCAGCTTTTCATCAGCTACAACGCAGCCAGGCACGAAAACGAAATGAGTTTTAACAGTTTGACTTACGTTTCGTCGAAATTCggattctgtgttttcttaTGCGTGTGAGTTTTCCTCCGTCCCGACCTCCTTTTGTCAGGAAGCAGGTAGAGACGGGCGTACGGGTTTGAGCCGTGATCCGTGAAAGCGATCAGGTTTCTGCAGGAGTCAACAAAAAGATTCTAAAAAATAGAGTTTTCTTACAAAACGTAAAGGCGTTGCTGTGATTATTCTGACAGCCGCCTACCTGCAGGAGTGAACGACCACGATGAGCCTGTTCCTCTGCGTGCTGTACCGGATGGTCAGCTGGATGGTGCCCAGAGGGCTGTGGCTGGAATCCGAAccacttcacacacacaaaaaaacacatcacgTCTATTTCCACACACGCCCAGCATTTCTCACAGTTTCTGATTTAGAATGAAAAGCTGATCAGTTCCAGTGTAAAGTCAATAAATCTTTAACACACATGGATAACGAAAAcacagtgaaaaagaaaagaagattcTAAGTATGAATAAAAAGCAAGAGTGTAGTCAAGACAAAGCATTTTATTATCAATAGATTGAGCTGTAAAAACTTATTCAACCATTTTTactaattaaatgtaatgtttaggAGCCTGAGGGCATTGTGATGAACTAGTTATTTAAATTCatgtcaaaatgtctttttctgaTAGTTTAAAACTTAACAAGCTTTTTGATCCATTCAAACAGATTTAAAGTGCAACTCTGaatgcaaagttgtctattCAGCTAAAACTGGACAACAAATGATGAGGACATTACCACTGCGTTATCAGAGTGTGTCGTAATCATTTCGCTGTTTGGAGCACAATAATTGTTGGCTAATATATTACAGGTGttacaaacttttatttttatgatatttttttttttacaactccTTCTCTGATCCGGACTTGATGACATCGCAACCTGCCGACGTCTGTAAGCCATTTAATGAAGACTCATTTTTAGATTGTaacaatttttaaacttttgctttAAGGTTCTGTAAGATATGACTTGACCTTCCTTGATTTTTTATCCTGTTGTTTATACCTAACATACTCCCATAAactttaatgagaaaaataatgttaCTTATGACTCACAATAATTTCTGAAGCCTTTGctctaaaatgtaataataattagtCAGTATGACCCCAAATCTCTCATAGATTCACATCTTTGAGGTTTATATGATGTTATAATGTTACTCCTTCATCAAAATCATTTCTGATgtgatgttttgattatttcatgcgTGTATCTACTAATGACTAAGAAATGCAATCctcccaaacaaaaaaacaatcagagccagaaggcggagcttagtgctgtcaatcaacctcgtgTTTTCACTATGGCGGAGAAGCAACTCAACATTACAGAAAGACCGTTTATCCAttgtcatcggtggccatgctaactacaCTGTGGTAATGTAGCAGGGTGAAGAGGGtgattaacagcgctaagacctgcgtctgattggttggttgtaGTTAGCACTGgtagaaggcagaggagctaaattttttcacagattatatttCCTATAAGAAACTTTCACAACACGGtgagaaataagtaaaaaatatttctttgaaagtcacatcctgcagctttaactaCACTCACTTGGGCAGCTGCTGGAGTCTCTGATGCAGCTCCTGAGCAGCGTAGGGGTTGGAAATATCCGAAGCGATGCTGGGCGTTGGCTCCTTGCCCCCATTCAGGAACTGCTGGGAACCAGAGATAGCCAGGTAGGATGTGCTCTTCCCAGTTTCTGCTAGGCTCTGACCTCtagctcttcctcctccaa
Protein-coding regions in this window:
- the cfp gene encoding properdin → MKETFRFLVVLVPLLVSVERSECVRCFGSFDLTTGECSEDLGDVDEDDCCQNSQYGYEAEDGSCHSCGPPTWSPWTSWSFCNVLCGEGVKQKSRKCHGIGKAECENPLDTLQTDVCSGTCCNDKGWGLWNPWTPCSVTCGGTGTRTRQRVCSSPPECRSACIGPEEEKESCEASNRCPVHGSWSSWEAWSQCSGSCITDQNMPTKVRQRTCSNPAPSTDTVPPGNNCPGDALETQDCSELPNCPVDGNWGFWFPPAPCSVSCGEGLQLSFRRCDNPSPKYGGKYCEGPSTQSSVCNRPCPFHGVWSGWSNWGDCSSSCIPPGGASLRTRHRSCSNPAPSLNPPGNACQGDNSQTEHCNHLPQCPVDGNWGPWSAFTPCPVTCGVALQVSERRCNNPAPNHGGRPCPGNDKQTKLCSTQVHCPVDGVWAEWSAWGACTFAFGGRDIRCKTTGGKQTRSRTCLHRAHNGSICTDGKLTDTQVCYNVDKCYLKGSWDGWEPWSLCKPPCGVSSKRRRFRICKPDYSEYNPTIGRQREPAHFHGKPNADCGALPDGEKKYEIEDCLNVPSCT